In Struthio camelus isolate bStrCam1 chromosome 4, bStrCam1.hap1, whole genome shotgun sequence, a genomic segment contains:
- the LOC138067058 gene encoding maestro heat-like repeat-containing protein family member 2B yields MLQPPKRRRWGGLARQASLEPEGSHEKVKNVVVALSASCCLGCLCRGRVKGLLQRPPEAIASSSLFTCGGCWSRPRVAEDGGRAAESVPAAVPTSADLVTSLCNRLQDEEGDRAETYRELERVLQAEDGRLQSAVLGRAIAAASRDMRAAQGVTEGVRTAASDVLVALARSHFDSVMYELQCHLRALGEISEDFVFVTLGKLASSYALRCVPFVGMTLFAVLTMLSQVGSSRTLRAVCGVLEQWSKAVNTYLRDWEKCPFPRMGQAQFCSSVHPLFCHVVGSWLGCEEEEVKQAVLGAMAAMMGLLLHEEEHREQVWAQLPWLLGQYQQVQDTFRVTKGLSYFLETLGEVKILIPKDKLQAIGTAVHSQLSDETKQHSGDHRSELTYCVLLLARVCPEDTVAFLRSQLGSGSEAARVVSLELLRALVRSAAEGGQRLPLLVQAVRSVLRDPSRKVARAVLRFTKELLSCSVQSCSAWDLVAHVFATFSQASGRLAQGNLSRAEAQEATDLQALCLDILGSVDVSVRGMTKLLWPRLLQYVVPAQYTGTLVPLSQCLRELAERRQRAGDEEGEEEADVVASWERAKLPTPQALLARLLPRLWRPPRAQVSPALSQVLAAAPHAGGGCGVAALRLLQALPGAIHGAVGMVWAVKIPFLLQYLEGKSESCLDSAEWERLLLKFLRTSLETIESQAWTMGLSFELSQQKGSYPRLSREQAFLYKAIGVSLAVCPHVPYVRAEVKKHLLRTNYLEASEREGMICVVGGSAESHFHLALDLVQEFGSSMEERPVSGVFKRLKEYHQGKRAGTHMALMLAYSRIALCAPREQLLARVESDIVRGILQHYRTSCQVLGFTISTKDVQLKLTLVQSVAEVSRAMQGAGGSHRVELSSKRELLGILLGLVKEEPRDCLASPLRQEAFLALGHLSKLKPSLSREENRDLLDQCLQSAMPLPAPEQAEEEGAAAADALRVQQTMAALGELVTALLEEDLTSGWCAEMLHVLEYWLTSAKEWEREKALQACAQLLGAYEERFERTGEKSFELFGSMVGLLAPFVCDSPAASRQRAGACLGHLLRIRGKTLDSGAEEDEVQPLCQRLSAPDAEAQLQASSRLAKIICKYIPEAQATDFISAALDGMLSVRSACAQAAGEWLVTFLEKCGGQLSTKVPEILSIIYIRMPTMQQDTLRRVLLEAVSVLALYHPGAVIDSLLQKQLPMDSSTVELWQVLGRKFFVQQLLRALMEKLERSGNDQPRSSSAEAEADDGQAALEPLKITRAIGEVVSTQQTPEAVQRLLPELLPVLLKQISATLGKEMPFSQVSTRGKLFLKGHTSDDNPCRLSLETLEVVLRTSLEEKWLRLLRKQGAWAALEDPRAHHDGVCLLTGVLLRAGTVSLPVVLVLTQWLEAPSSNLRVMAAAFFAELMKDPAAQARRCLQPVLGALVEKARDPSSTVRQMAARGLGNAVSGAPEKLRKRKGAVLAALRRGLEDASAEVVAESLLALAKVVDELRGKAVGSAFKDIARATRAFFDAEQASLRSAAFTLYGVLAAAATRRWRPFFARELGSTWASLVLHLRDPDAGAATACQGALRLCAPLLELRRVRQGIAVGTRLSAAELQDAVCSLLAQESREHQQRLYVAARRCFLEGCAELRAAALDVAGVLVEHAGTEWLPGPEATLLAAALRALRGDGDARVQQAAARLLRDSGLEGAAGAAEPQ; encoded by the exons GTCTCTTCACTTGCGGCGGTTGCTGGTCCCGACCTCGCGTGGCCGAGGATGGGGGCAGGGCGGCAGAGTCCGTCCCTGCAGCCGTCCCCACCTCTGCTGACCTCGTGACTTCTCTGTGCAACCGCCTGCAAGACGAGGAG GGCGACAGGGCGGAGACTTACCGAGAGCTGGAGAGAGTCTTGCAGGCCGAGGATGGCCGCTTGCAGAGCGCTGTCCTGGGCAGAGCGATCGCGGCGGCTTCGAGGGACATGAGAGCGGCGCAG GGTGTGACGGAGGGCGTGCGGACGGCCGCCAGCGACGTCCTGGTGGCTCTGGCCCGCTCCCACTTCGACAGCGTCATGTATGAGCTGCAGTGCCACCTGAGGGCCCTGGGAGAGATCTCCGAGGACTTTGTGTTTGTCACCTTGGGCAAGCTGGCCAGCAGCTACG cccTGCGGTGCGTCCCCTTCGTGGGAATGACGCTCTTCGCCGTGCTCACGATGCTGAGCCAGGTGGGGAGCAGCCGGACCCTGCGCGCTGTCTGTGGCG TCCTGGAGCAGTGGTCGAAGGCCGTAAACACCTACCTGCGCGACTGGGAGAAATGCCCCTTCCCGCGCATGGGGCAGGCCCAGTTCTGCAGCAGCGTTCACCCGCTCTTCTGCCACGTGGTGGGGAGCTGGctgggctgcgaggaggaggag GTCAAGCAGGCGGTCCTGGGGGCGATGGCTGCCATGATGGGCCTCCTCCTGCACGAGGAGGAGCACCGGGAGCAGGTGTGGGCGCAGCTCCCCTGGCTCCTGGGCCAGTATCAGCAGGTCCAGGACACTTTCCGGGTGACCAAG GGTCTGAGTTATTTTCTTGAGACTTTGGGGGAAGTGAAGATCCTCATCCCCAAGGACAAGCTTCAGGCCATTGGCACCGCTGTGCACAGCCAG CTCAGTGATGAAACCAAGCAGCACAGCGGGGACCACCGGTCGGAGCTGACCTACTGCGTCCTGCTGCTGG CCCGAGTTTGCCCTGAGGACACGGTGGCTTTTCTGCGCTCGCAGCTGGGCAGCGGGAGCGAAGCCGCTCGCGTGGtgtccttggagctgctcagagccCTGGTGCGCTCTGCAG CGGAGGGAGGACAGCGCctgcccctgcttgtgcaggCAGTGCGGTCTGTGCTGAGAGACCCCAGCAGGAAG gtggCGAGGGCAGTTCTGCGCTTCACCaaggagctgctcagctgcagcgTCCAGAGCTGCTCGGCCTGGGATCTGGTGGCCCACGTCTTCGCCACGTTCAGCCAGGCCTCCGGCAGACTG GCGCAGGGAAACCTTTCTCGGGCAGAAGCACAGGAAGCAACAGACCTTCAAGCCCTGTGCTTGGACATCCTGGGCTCTGTGGACGTCTCCGTCAGGGGGATGACCAAA CTCTTGTGGCCGCGGCTCCTGCAGTACGTGGTGCCAGCCCAGTACACGGGCACGCTGGTGCCCCTGTCCCAGTGCCTCCGAGAGCTGGCCGAGCGCCGGCAGAGAGCAGGGgacgaggagggagaggaggaggccgaTGTCGTGGCCTCCTGGGAGCGAG CCAAGCTGCCGacgccgcaggccctgctggctcgcctgctg CCGCGGCTctggcggccgccccgagcccaggtctcgcctgccctctcccaggtgctggcggcggctcctcacgccggcggcggctgcggcgtcgctgccctgcggctgctgcaggccctgccGGGAGCGATCCACGGCGCCGTGGGGATGGTGTGGGCCGTGAAGATCCCCTTCCTGCTGCAGTACCTGGAAG GGAAAAGCGAGAGCTGCCTGGACTCTGCCGAGTGGGAGCGCCTTCTGCTTAAG TTCCTGAGGACGTCGCTGGAGACGATCGAGAGCCAGGCCTGGACCATGGGCCTGAGCTTCgagctgagccagcagaaggGCAGCTACCCCCGGCTGTCCCGGGAGCAG GCCTTCCTGTACAAGGCTATCGGGGTGTCCCTGGCAGTGTGTCCGCACGTCCCCTACGTCCGCGCGGAAGTGAAGAAACATCTACTGAGAACAAATTACTTGGAGGCGTCTGAGAGAGAG GGGATGATTTGCGTTGTAGGCGGCTCTGCCGAGAGCCACTTCCACCTTGCCTTGGACTTGGTGCAGGAGTTTGGCTCTTCCATGGAAGAAAGACCAGTGTCGGGGGTTTTCAAGCGCCTGAAG GAATACCACCAGGGGAAGAGAGCAGGGACACACATGGCGCTCATGCTGGCCTACAGCCGGATCGCGCTCTGCGCCCCGCGGGAGCAGCTCCTGGCCCGCGTGGAGAGCGACATCGTGAGGGGCATCCTGCAGCACTACCGCACCAGCTGCCAG GTGCTGGGCTTCACCATCTCCACCAAG GACGTGCAGCTGAAGCTGACCCTGGTCCAGAGCGTCGCTGAGGTCAGCCGCGCCAtgcagggggcggggggctcgCACCGcgtggagctctcctccaaacgggagctgctgggcatcctgCTG GGCTTGGTGAAGGAGGAGCCCCGGGATTGCCTGGCGTCCCCGCTGCGCCAGGAGGCGTTTCTGGCCCTGGGGCACTTGAG caaactGAAGCCGTCGCTGAGCCGGGAGGAAAACCGCGACCTCCTGGATCAGTGTTTGCAGAGCGCGatgcccctgcctgccccggagCAGGCGGaagaggaaggggcggcagcggcggacgCTCTGCGCGTGCAG CAGACCATGGCAGCCCTCGGCGAGCTGGTGACAGCCCTGCTGGAGGAAGACCTCACCTCTGGCTGGTGTGCAGAGATGCTGCAC GTGCTGGAGTACTGGCTCACCTCGGCCAAGGAGTGGGAGCGCGAGAAGGCCCTGCAGGCCTGCGCCCAGCTGCTGGGCGCTTACGAGGAGCGATTCGAGCGCACG GGAGAAAAGTCTTTCGAGCTCTTTGGCTCCATGGTGGGACTGCTGGCGCCTTTCGTCTGTGACTCGCCGGCCGCGTCCCGCCAGCGGGCAGGGGCCTGCCTGGGCCACCTGCTCCGCATCCGAG GCAAGACTCTGGACTCGGGGGCCGAGGAGGACGAGGTGCAGCCCTTGTGCCAGCGGCTGAGCGCCCCAGACGCCGAGGCTCAGCTCCAGGCTTCCTCCAGACTGGCGAAG ATCATCTGCAAATACATCCCCGAAGCGCAGGCTACGGATTTCATTTCTGCCGCCCTGGACGGGATGCTGTCGGTCAGGTCCGCGTGCGCTCAGGCAGCTGGCGAGTGGCTGGTCACCTTCCTGGAGAAATGCGGGGGGCAGCTCTCCACGAAG GTGCCGGAAATCCTGAGCATCATTTACATCCGGATGCCGaccatgcagcaggacaccctCCGACGCGTCCTCTTGGAGGCGGTGTCCGTGCTGGCCCTCTACCACCCCGGGGCCGTCATCgacagcctgctgcagaagcagctgcccaTGGACAG cagcaCCGTGGAGCTGTGGCAGGTCCTGGGGAGGAAGTTCTTTGTGCAGCAGCTCCTGAGGGCTTTAATGGAAAAACTGGAGCGCTCGGGAAACGACCagcccaggagcagctctgcggaggctGAGGCAGACGACGGTCAGGCTGCGCTGGAGCCGCTCAAG ATCACACGTGCCATCGGCGAGGTGGTGTCGACGCAGCAGACCCCGGAGGCTGTGCAGCgcttgctgccggagctgctgccggtgctgctgaagcagatcagCGCCACGCTGGGGAAGGAGATGCCCTTTTCCCAAGTCAGCACCCGGGGAAAGCTGTTCCTCAAGGGACACACGAGTGATGACAATCCTTGCAG GCTTTCCCTGGAGACCCTGGAGGTGGTGCTGCGCACGAGCCTCGAGGAGAagtggctgcggctgctccggaAGCAGGGAGCCTGGGCCGCCCTGGAAGACCCGCGGGCTCACCACGACGGCGTCTGTCTCCTGACCGG CGTGCTGCTCCGCGCCGGGACCGTCTCGCTGCCCGTCGTGCTGGTCCTGACGCAGTGGCTGGAGGCCCCGTCGTCCAACCTGCGGGTCATGGCGGCGGCTTTCTTTGCGGag ctgatgaAGGACCCAGCGGCCCAGGCCAGGAGGTGCCTTCAGCCCGTCctgggggccttggtggagaaagCGCGGGACCCGAGCAGCACGGTGCGGCAGATGGCAGCGCGCGGGCTGGGCAACGCGGTCAGCGGCGCGCCGGAGAAG CTGCGGAAGCGCAAGGGAGCcgtcctggcggcgctgcggaggggcctggaggacgcCTCGGCGGAGGTGGTGGCCGAGAGCCTGCTGGCGCTGGCGAAGGTGGTCGACGAGCTCCGGGGGAAGGCCGTGGGCTCCGCCTTCAAGGACATCGCCAGGGCCACGAGGGCGTTCTTTGATGCT gagcaggcgtcGCTGCGCTCGGCGGCCTTCACCCTGTACGGGGTGCTGGCCGCCGCGGCCACGAGGCGGTGGAGGCCCTTCTTCGCCCGGGAGCTGGGGAGCACGTGGGCCAGCCTGGTGCTCCACCTGCGCGACCCGGACGCGGGAGCCGCCACG GCGTGCCAGGGCGCCCTGCGGCTGTGCGCGCCGCTCCTGGAGCTGAGGAGGGTGCGGCAGGGCATCGCCGTCGGCACCAGGCTGAGCGCGGCCGAGCTGCAGGACGCCGTCTGCAGCCTGCTG GCCCAGGAGAGCCGCGAGCACCAGCAGAGGCTGTACGTCGCCGCCAGGCGCTGCTTCCTGGAGGGCTGCGCGGAGCTGCGGGCCGCGGCCCTCGACGTGGCCG GCGTCCTCGTGGAGCACGCGGGCACCGAgtggctgccggggccggaggcgACGCTGCTGGCCGCAG CtctgcgggcgctgcggggcgacgGGGACGCGCGGGTGCAGCAGGCGGCCGCTCGGCTCCTCCGCGACAGCGGCCTCgagggagcggcgggcgccgccgagccgcaataa